A single genomic interval of Aureliella helgolandensis harbors:
- a CDS encoding response regulator, with amino-acid sequence MVESMSTTKTVFTTGEAAKICKVSQQTIIRCFDNGSLKGFRVPGSRFRRIPRDQLFSFMKDNGIPTDALENGKKKLLIVDDEQDLVDLMADAFERDGRFEIRTANNGFDAGMQVKEFRPDMVVLDVMLPDINGKEVCQRVRSDSTLDSVKIICISGMIEQDKVGDLRAAGADDFVQKPFTVDRLVERVCDLLEMDKPAIH; translated from the coding sequence ATGGTGGAGAGCATGTCGACAACTAAAACGGTCTTTACCACTGGCGAAGCAGCGAAGATTTGCAAGGTTAGCCAGCAAACAATTATCCGTTGCTTTGACAATGGAAGTCTCAAAGGATTCCGGGTACCGGGCAGCCGATTTCGGCGCATTCCTCGGGATCAGCTATTTTCCTTCATGAAGGACAATGGCATCCCCACGGATGCCCTTGAGAACGGCAAAAAGAAGTTGCTGATCGTCGACGACGAGCAGGATTTGGTCGATTTGATGGCTGACGCCTTCGAACGCGATGGTCGATTCGAGATTCGCACTGCCAACAATGGCTTCGATGCCGGTATGCAAGTGAAAGAGTTTCGACCAGACATGGTGGTTCTCGACGTCATGCTGCCCGATATCAATGGCAAAGAAGTTTGCCAACGTGTGCGAAGCGACTCAACCCTCGATTCCGTCAAGATCATCTGCATTTCTGGGATGATTGAACAGGATAAGGTTGGAGACCTGCGAGCGGCAGGCGCAGATGACTTCGTGCAAAAGCCGTTTACCGTCGATCGCCTAGTCGAACGCGTTTGCGATCTGCTTGAGATGGACAAACCGGCGATTCACTAG